The proteins below come from a single Pedobacter sp. MC2016-14 genomic window:
- a CDS encoding PKD-like family lipoprotein, whose amino-acid sequence MYCTSCYKDKGNYEYKPLETVLIDTANKNIRGDYSIYRYDELVINPKIVFNGQEVTSTSQVSDKLGFTWAIYQATSGGRAYTRDTISNDLTLRKSIAKPAGRWIVILTVKNLVTKVEEYMKFNLQVDEQLSDGWMLLYEKNGNTDVGLIVDDWTKKNVIQTRTFSDMFLNSNGYALLGEPRGLMHSASTLSTAEVVIASSRDLVAVEKSSFLVFYPIEKLFWSFVPNGEIKSISANNSVGNRKEVIIYNNRIHGVNHSTSSLSRINFFGAAYNGTYGDLAEWSATAFGAGFEAVVYDKTNKRFLNIPTNGTTVQSFLAQASTTAFDVNNVGLDPEAFDWGRGTGPTAGYEYAVMKNNTDRYLLVSNFNTSTTQAGIGKYAVSGIPITTPIRTLCSAFNGNYALLGTDKNIYLHLYQQNTPVVSQWEAPVNEEITCVRLQKFYYNPVVTNLLLPRPNTVVYISTWNAGTKTGKVYAYIIDQTNGAITKSTERVYTGFGKIKDMTYKWSL is encoded by the coding sequence ATGTATTGCACATCATGTTATAAGGATAAAGGAAATTATGAATACAAACCCTTGGAAACGGTACTAATTGATACTGCAAATAAAAATATTCGAGGTGATTATTCAATTTACCGTTATGATGAATTGGTAATTAATCCTAAAATAGTTTTTAATGGACAAGAAGTAACCTCAACAAGCCAAGTTTCCGACAAACTTGGTTTCACCTGGGCAATTTACCAAGCTACTTCCGGAGGGAGAGCATATACCAGAGATACTATATCGAATGATCTAACATTACGTAAATCAATTGCAAAGCCAGCAGGAAGATGGATTGTCATCTTAACGGTAAAAAATCTGGTTACTAAGGTAGAAGAGTATATGAAATTTAACCTGCAAGTTGACGAACAGCTTTCGGACGGCTGGATGCTACTTTATGAAAAAAATGGGAATACCGACGTAGGACTAATTGTTGATGACTGGACAAAGAAAAATGTAATTCAAACTCGTACTTTCTCAGATATGTTCTTAAATTCAAATGGTTATGCATTACTAGGCGAACCACGTGGCTTGATGCACTCTGCATCAACATTATCAACGGCTGAAGTAGTGATAGCGTCTTCGCGTGATTTAGTGGCCGTTGAAAAATCTTCTTTTCTAGTGTTTTATCCAATTGAGAAACTGTTTTGGAGCTTTGTACCTAATGGAGAAATTAAAAGTATATCAGCTAATAACAGTGTTGGAAATAGAAAAGAAGTGATTATTTACAATAATAGGATACACGGCGTAAATCATAGCACATCCAGTCTCAGCAGAATCAATTTTTTTGGCGCTGCGTACAATGGAACCTACGGCGATTTAGCGGAATGGTCGGCAACCGCATTTGGTGCGGGATTTGAAGCTGTAGTGTACGATAAAACAAATAAGAGATTTTTGAATATTCCAACCAATGGCACTACAGTTCAGTCATTTCTTGCTCAAGCATCAACTACCGCGTTTGATGTAAATAATGTTGGCCTGGATCCAGAAGCCTTTGATTGGGGCAGAGGGACCGGACCTACTGCTGGCTACGAATATGCTGTGATGAAGAACAATACTGACCGGTATTTACTGGTAAGTAATTTTAATACGTCAACTACTCAGGCAGGAATCGGCAAATATGCCGTAAGCGGCATACCCATAACGACACCTATACGCACGCTTTGTTCTGCGTTTAATGGAAATTATGCATTACTGGGAACAGATAAAAATATTTATCTGCACCTATACCAACAAAATACTCCAGTTGTATCTCAATGGGAGGCTCCAGTAAATGAGGAAATTACCTGTGTACGTCTTCAGAAATTCTACTATAATCCGGTAGTGACTAATCTATTATTGCCACGTCCAAATACAGTCGTTTACATAAGTACCTGGAATGCCGGCACAAAAACAGGCAAAGTTTACGCATATATCATTGATCAAACCAATGGTGCAATTACCAAGTCTACAGAACGTGTATATACTGGATTTGGCAAAATTAAAGATATGACTTACAAATGGAGTTTATAA
- a CDS encoding peroxiredoxin, giving the protein MKQRITLTLLLLGSFAVSKAQNYVIKGSLQGQGNEKIILRGIDGPITVEAKENVFELTGTAGDEPFVTSINTSVDRNLYLGGGKSGMYQPSLPLEVVLTKGAKLNITGTALGINMASVTGDALNESFTQFRKAEEKYILEQVALQKQMVEARVMGIPDAMKEIGPKMLENRKAMMASRKKFIKDNPEAFASLYYLSTTSRDYTSDELDAAYKGLASTYKSTRYAKGIVEKIASLKLIQAGGPAPDFTKLDINGKPVSLSQFKGKYVLLDFWGSWCGPCRAANPHLKELYSTYSSKGFEILGISSEKVSGQEQAEKMWKEAVEKDGLTWTNVINNEKEMKQDVVRLYDIEGYPTQILLDKDGKIVARWLGAGGKALDDKLKTIFN; this is encoded by the coding sequence ATGAAACAAAGAATCACACTAACACTATTATTACTAGGCAGCTTTGCTGTAAGCAAAGCACAAAACTATGTCATCAAAGGCAGCCTCCAAGGACAAGGAAATGAGAAAATCATTTTGCGCGGCATTGATGGCCCAATTACCGTTGAGGCTAAAGAGAATGTTTTTGAGTTGACAGGCACTGCGGGCGATGAGCCTTTTGTAACCTCTATCAATACCAGCGTTGATCGCAATTTGTATTTAGGTGGTGGTAAATCGGGAATGTATCAGCCTTCTCTACCTTTAGAGGTAGTTCTAACTAAGGGAGCAAAACTTAATATCACAGGAACTGCATTAGGCATAAATATGGCTTCCGTAACAGGCGATGCATTAAATGAAAGCTTCACTCAGTTTAGAAAGGCTGAAGAGAAGTATATCTTGGAACAGGTTGCATTGCAAAAGCAAATGGTGGAGGCAAGAGTAATGGGAATTCCAGACGCGATGAAGGAAATTGGCCCGAAAATGCTGGAGAACAGAAAAGCGATGATGGCATCCAGGAAAAAATTCATTAAGGATAATCCAGAAGCATTTGCTAGTTTGTACTATCTGTCAACGACATCCAGAGATTACACATCCGACGAGTTGGATGCAGCTTACAAAGGCTTAGCTTCAACTTATAAGAGCACTCGCTATGCGAAGGGTATTGTTGAAAAAATTGCATCATTAAAACTTATTCAGGCTGGCGGACCAGCACCAGATTTTACAAAGTTAGATATAAACGGTAAACCGGTGAGCTTGTCGCAATTTAAAGGAAAATATGTATTGCTAGATTTCTGGGGAAGTTGGTGCGGGCCTTGTCGTGCTGCCAACCCGCACTTGAAAGAACTATATTCAACATACTCTTCGAAAGGGTTTGAAATTTTAGGTATTTCTAGCGAGAAAGTTAGCGGACAGGAACAAGCAGAAAAAATGTGGAAAGAAGCAGTTGAAAAAGACGGGCTGACCTGGACAAATGTAATCAACAACGAAAAGGAGATGAAACAGGACGTGGTTAGGTTGTACGATATTGAGGGCTATCCAACGCAAATTTTATTAGATAAAGATGGTAAAATTGTAGCTAGGTGGCTAGGTGCCGGTGGCAAAGCATTGGATGATAAATTGAAAACAATTTTTAACTAA
- a CDS encoding TlpA disulfide reductase family protein — protein sequence MRLKGKITMAAVSFGLLLFNNNTVQAQAPVKKELLIKGKVAVLNPDMFKKYNMVWLYKGIGKGKKIVDSVPVNADGSFTLRIKSGTAALYQLDLLKWQSASFWSDQDVNITARGYDTARVKSKNSGFVSVESKSKATQLINAAIYNNYLAEQEMSLLTDESYAAMRHASKDSTWLKYLRADGLIKSKSANETLRLKQMITANEDNPASVYLLGMLSTDKDNAFFETTVDKLITRYPQMAEAKQLKQEYLEKRAIRNSLKMGSPIPGIVYNDPNGKPVDIKSFKGKYVLIDFWASWCGPCRKAIPEIKTLYSQYKEKGFEVLSVSVDTDNAAWRRAMTEEAMPWTQVLSPDKNKTLADFMIIGIPTLYLVDRDGKIVEKYTGFSQKLKTQLGEIFKD from the coding sequence ATGAGGTTAAAAGGAAAAATAACAATGGCAGCCGTATCGTTCGGTCTGCTGTTGTTTAACAATAACACTGTACAAGCGCAAGCACCAGTAAAAAAAGAACTTTTGATAAAAGGCAAGGTAGCTGTACTTAATCCTGACATGTTCAAAAAATACAACATGGTATGGCTGTATAAAGGAATTGGGAAAGGAAAAAAAATAGTAGACTCTGTACCTGTAAATGCAGACGGAAGTTTTACCTTAAGGATTAAATCCGGCACTGCAGCGCTATACCAACTAGATCTTTTGAAATGGCAATCTGCTTCTTTTTGGTCAGATCAGGATGTAAACATTACTGCTAGAGGGTACGATACAGCTAGGGTAAAGTCAAAAAACTCTGGATTTGTATCTGTGGAGAGTAAATCTAAGGCTACGCAATTAATCAACGCAGCTATTTACAACAACTATCTTGCGGAACAAGAAATGTCTTTGTTAACAGACGAGAGTTACGCAGCGATGCGCCATGCATCGAAAGATTCTACTTGGCTCAAATACCTACGTGCAGACGGTTTGATAAAAAGTAAAAGTGCTAATGAAACACTCAGGTTAAAGCAAATGATCACGGCTAACGAAGACAATCCGGCTTCTGTTTACTTGTTAGGGATGCTGTCGACTGACAAAGACAATGCTTTTTTTGAAACGACTGTTGATAAATTGATCACCCGCTATCCACAAATGGCAGAGGCGAAACAACTAAAACAGGAATATCTTGAAAAGCGTGCTATTCGCAATTCGTTAAAGATGGGTAGTCCAATTCCAGGGATTGTTTATAACGATCCAAATGGAAAACCCGTAGACATCAAGTCTTTTAAAGGAAAGTATGTCCTGATAGATTTTTGGGCAAGCTGGTGCGGTCCCTGCAGAAAAGCAATTCCAGAAATCAAAACTTTATACAGTCAATATAAAGAAAAAGGATTTGAAGTGCTGAGTGTGTCTGTAGATACAGATAATGCAGCATGGAGAAGAGCAATGACTGAAGAAGCCATGCCATGGACTCAGGTTTTGAGTCCTGATAAAAACAAAACATTGGCAGATTTTATGATCATTGGTATTCCTACACTATACCTTGTAGACAGGGATGGCAAGATTGTAGAAAAATACACCGGATTTAGTCAGAAACTAAAAACACAGCTGGGAGAAATATTTAAAGATTAA
- a CDS encoding trypsin-like peptidase domain-containing protein, whose product MVKKLLFISLSLLFTEISSAQDFNRKNLEQTIQNGIKKAYAASVRIWGIDTLTGKQNSAQFSGVIIDAAGHILTAAHAIVPGKKYKVIFTDGKEYTAEGLGRMGFEPKTGRPDAAVIRIIEKGIWAFAEMGWSYSLKVNEPCISIAYPTTLNQSLPTVRVGQISNPLTVWGFVESTRKMEPGDSGGPLFDYMGRVVALHSRIERAEDVNFEIPVDTYRKYWSSLTIAEDYKAYPTQEDAVKTDPKEAGIIAVKELENLTATQLGVQGKFEASTVLIKSKIKGQDQQINGTVLLPDGKVFKPSVKDGTLILSKSSMVGSEVKIILPGSEVAEATVVARDKENDLVLLKIAIKLKKGVKLNPSDTVSLAFRDIGRFLISPMTAASDNRLSVLSSGYINQPIKFSSGYFGASANFINQQIILTRINPGSPAELATLELKDQITGINGVPISKPEHYGAELMKYAPGDTITIQGVRAGNNYNLKVGLTKMPARPVVHPADLFDGGKSFRLDGFERVFAHDAIIKPNECGSPVFDADGKFYGINIARFSRTSTLVVPVIMIQKFLNNL is encoded by the coding sequence ATGGTTAAAAAACTTCTTTTCATTTCTTTATCACTTTTATTTACAGAAATCAGCTCTGCCCAGGATTTTAACAGAAAAAACCTGGAACAAACCATTCAAAATGGCATCAAAAAAGCCTATGCAGCGTCAGTAAGAATATGGGGTATAGATACGCTGACCGGCAAACAAAACAGTGCCCAATTTAGCGGTGTGATAATAGATGCAGCAGGACATATTTTGACTGCTGCCCATGCCATTGTTCCCGGAAAAAAGTATAAAGTAATTTTTACTGATGGTAAAGAATATACGGCTGAAGGTCTGGGAAGAATGGGTTTTGAACCTAAAACCGGCAGGCCGGATGCTGCTGTAATCAGGATTATTGAGAAAGGAATATGGGCCTTTGCAGAAATGGGCTGGTCATATAGCCTAAAGGTAAATGAACCCTGCATTAGCATTGCTTACCCTACTACACTTAACCAGTCTTTACCAACTGTACGTGTTGGCCAAATTTCAAATCCGCTTACGGTATGGGGCTTTGTAGAATCTACCCGTAAAATGGAACCGGGAGATTCGGGAGGGCCATTATTTGACTATATGGGTCGTGTGGTTGCTTTGCACAGCAGAATTGAAAGAGCAGAAGATGTTAATTTTGAGATTCCGGTGGATACGTATAGGAAATACTGGTCTTCACTTACAATTGCCGAAGACTACAAAGCCTACCCTACTCAAGAAGATGCGGTTAAGACTGATCCAAAGGAGGCGGGCATTATAGCAGTTAAAGAATTGGAAAACCTAACGGCTACGCAACTAGGTGTACAAGGTAAATTTGAGGCCTCCACTGTGCTCATTAAAAGCAAAATAAAAGGGCAGGATCAACAAATTAATGGCACTGTACTTTTACCAGATGGAAAAGTATTCAAACCCTCTGTTAAAGACGGAACCTTGATATTGAGTAAAAGCTCTATGGTTGGAAGTGAAGTCAAAATTATATTGCCTGGTTCTGAAGTTGCTGAAGCTACAGTGGTTGCCAGAGATAAGGAAAATGATTTGGTATTGTTGAAAATTGCGATAAAACTAAAGAAAGGTGTAAAACTTAATCCATCGGATACAGTTAGCTTAGCCTTCCGGGACATTGGAAGATTTTTAATTTCTCCTATGACTGCTGCTTCGGATAACAGACTAAGTGTGTTGAGCAGCGGATATATAAATCAGCCCATAAAATTCAGCTCAGGATATTTTGGTGCATCTGCTAATTTCATTAATCAACAAATCATCCTCACAAGGATTAATCCCGGCAGTCCGGCAGAACTTGCTACATTAGAACTGAAAGATCAAATTACTGGCATTAATGGTGTACCCATTAGCAAACCAGAGCACTATGGCGCGGAATTGATGAAATATGCGCCGGGCGATACAATCACGATACAAGGTGTAAGGGCTGGAAACAATTATAATTTAAAAGTGGGTTTAACAAAAATGCCTGCCAGACCTGTTGTTCATCCGGCAGATTTGTTTGATGGTGGCAAAAGCTTTAGGCTTGATGGCTTTGAGCGGGTATTTGCTCATGATGCAATTATAAAACCTAATGAATGTGGCAGTCCTGTATTTGATGCCGATGGAAAGTTTTATGGGATAAACATTGCGAGATTTAGCAGAACATCAACATTGGTTGTTCCTGTAATTATGATTCAAAAGTTTCTAAATAACTTATAA
- the hutH gene encoding histidine ammonia-lyase encodes MKQIFEYGTEVLTVSKALAIGKGLLNGILSEATRDKIRQSSAIVEKIARADKAVYGINTGFGPLCTSMISAEDTKKLQENILKSHAVGIGEPIAIEISKLMLVLKLQALAQGYSGIQEATLDRMIWHLENDAIPVVPKQGSVGASGDLAPLSHLFLPLIGLGKVHYKGNIVSTEELLKDHAMAPVALGAKEGLALINGTQFIAAHAIKAVEKLHNVLTTADITAAMMLEGLLGSAKPFEEQLHLLRPYKGNLHVAAHIRNLLDGSEIVPSHANCSRVQDPYSLRCIPQVHGASRNAWLHLKEMLEIEINAVTDNPVIFSEDLTISGGNFHGQPMAMPLDYACLAASEIGNISDRRIYLSLEGSTPGVPKLLMKETGLNSGFMILQYTSAALASENKGLCFPASADSIPTSLGQEDHVSMGSISGRKALQVIENVEKILGIELFCAAQAMDYHAPLKSGKIINAIHEAVRAKVQHLEQDQIMYDLMQTTIDMVKSGELLQIAKATAVAEKLTYSTEFSTYFEEF; translated from the coding sequence GTGAAACAGATTTTTGAATACGGTACGGAGGTGCTTACAGTAAGTAAGGCCCTAGCTATAGGTAAAGGATTACTAAATGGAATTTTAAGCGAAGCCACAAGAGACAAAATAAGGCAAAGCAGTGCTATTGTTGAAAAAATAGCCCGTGCTGATAAAGCGGTGTACGGGATCAATACTGGCTTTGGACCGTTATGCACCTCGATGATTTCTGCTGAAGACACTAAAAAACTTCAGGAAAACATACTCAAAAGCCATGCAGTAGGAATTGGAGAACCTATCGCAATAGAAATATCAAAGCTGATGCTGGTTCTAAAACTCCAGGCATTGGCGCAGGGTTATTCTGGTATCCAGGAGGCTACACTCGACCGTATGATTTGGCATCTGGAAAATGATGCCATCCCTGTGGTACCCAAACAAGGTTCTGTTGGTGCATCTGGCGATCTGGCACCTTTATCTCACCTTTTCCTGCCATTGATTGGCTTGGGAAAGGTCCATTACAAAGGAAACATTGTTTCCACGGAAGAACTTTTAAAAGACCATGCAATGGCACCAGTTGCTTTAGGTGCAAAAGAAGGTTTGGCCTTAATTAACGGAACCCAGTTTATTGCTGCTCATGCGATAAAAGCGGTGGAGAAGCTACATAATGTATTGACTACAGCAGACATTACCGCTGCCATGATGCTAGAGGGTTTGCTGGGCTCTGCAAAACCTTTTGAAGAACAATTACACTTACTAAGACCCTATAAAGGTAATTTGCATGTAGCGGCGCATATCAGAAATCTACTGGATGGTTCTGAAATTGTACCCTCGCATGCCAATTGCTCCAGGGTACAGGATCCATACTCTCTGCGTTGCATTCCACAAGTTCATGGTGCATCGCGTAATGCCTGGCTTCACTTAAAAGAAATGCTGGAAATTGAGATAAATGCGGTAACAGACAACCCTGTAATTTTTAGCGAAGACCTAACCATTAGTGGCGGTAATTTTCATGGACAGCCGATGGCCATGCCTTTGGATTATGCCTGCCTTGCTGCTTCGGAGATTGGCAACATATCTGACAGAAGAATCTACCTTTCGTTGGAAGGCAGTACTCCTGGCGTTCCCAAATTATTAATGAAAGAAACCGGTTTGAACTCTGGCTTTATGATCCTTCAATACACTTCCGCAGCATTGGCAAGTGAAAATAAAGGATTGTGTTTCCCAGCGAGTGCCGATAGCATTCCAACCTCGTTAGGTCAGGAAGATCACGTAAGCATGGGTTCTATTAGCGGTCGCAAGGCCCTTCAAGTGATAGAAAACGTAGAGAAGATCTTGGGCATAGAACTTTTTTGTGCCGCGCAGGCAATGGATTATCATGCACCTTTAAAGTCGGGCAAGATCATCAATGCTATCCATGAGGCAGTACGTGCAAAAGTACAGCACCTGGAGCAGGATCAAATTATGTACGACCTGATGCAAACGACCATCGACATGGTAAAAAGTGGCGAATTGTTGCAAATAGCTAAAGCAACAGCTGTTGCAGAAAAGCTAACTTACAGCACAGAGTTTAGTACTTACTTTGAAGAATTTTAA
- the hutI gene encoding imidazolonepropionase, translating to MKNFNMEEQYCLIGPISQLLTLSDLPERGALKDELLQPLPDAGILLWGELIYKTGSYTDLVAEATALKATFVRLEGDYVCLPGFVDAHTHICFAGSRANDYALRNAGKSYLDISLAGGGIWDTVQHTRKASVEELVALTTTRAQRHLQEGVTTIEVKSGYGLNVEEELKMLRAIRLADAQSGADLVATCLAAHTLPKDFEGTHSDYLEVIAEQLFPVLQQEQLCTRIDAFIEQGAFSAEMIGPYFIKAQQYGFTITVHADQFSAEGSTVAVAFNAISADHLEASGDKEIELLASSNVIAVALPGASIGLGCAFTPARKMLDAGMSLAIASDWNPGSAPMGDLLTQAAILGTFEKLSNAEVLAGITYRAAHALNLHDRGQLTPSFLADFNLFAVADYREILYQQGKLKPAQVWKNGTCMYNAI from the coding sequence TTGAAGAATTTTAACATGGAAGAGCAGTATTGCCTGATTGGGCCAATTTCGCAATTGCTTACCCTTTCTGATTTACCAGAACGCGGAGCACTAAAAGATGAACTGTTACAGCCTTTACCGGATGCAGGAATCTTGCTTTGGGGAGAACTGATTTATAAAACCGGAAGTTATACGGATTTAGTAGCAGAAGCTACAGCTTTAAAAGCAACATTTGTAAGACTGGAAGGGGATTACGTTTGCTTGCCTGGTTTTGTAGATGCACATACACACATCTGTTTTGCCGGTTCTCGTGCTAACGATTATGCATTGAGAAACGCAGGAAAAAGCTATTTGGACATTTCTTTGGCTGGTGGAGGAATCTGGGACACGGTACAGCACACCCGGAAGGCAAGTGTAGAAGAGTTGGTAGCACTAACCACGACTCGTGCTCAGCGACATTTGCAGGAAGGCGTAACCACCATTGAGGTTAAAAGTGGGTATGGCCTTAATGTGGAGGAAGAATTGAAAATGTTAAGGGCGATTAGACTGGCCGATGCGCAAAGCGGGGCCGATTTGGTTGCAACCTGCCTGGCTGCACACACCCTGCCTAAAGATTTTGAAGGTACACATAGTGATTACTTAGAAGTAATAGCGGAGCAACTTTTCCCAGTTTTGCAACAGGAACAATTATGTACAAGAATAGACGCTTTTATAGAACAAGGGGCCTTTTCGGCAGAGATGATTGGTCCTTACTTTATCAAAGCACAGCAATACGGCTTTACAATTACCGTGCACGCTGATCAGTTTAGTGCCGAAGGAAGTACTGTCGCAGTAGCATTTAATGCCATAAGTGCCGATCATTTAGAAGCCAGTGGGGATAAAGAAATCGAATTACTGGCTTCAAGTAATGTAATTGCTGTTGCATTACCGGGGGCATCTATAGGATTGGGATGTGCCTTTACCCCCGCCCGTAAAATGCTGGATGCGGGAATGAGTTTGGCCATTGCAAGCGATTGGAACCCTGGTTCTGCACCTATGGGTGATTTGTTGACCCAAGCTGCTATACTCGGGACCTTTGAGAAACTGAGCAATGCAGAAGTTTTGGCGGGCATTACTTACCGGGCAGCACATGCACTAAACCTGCACGACAGGGGACAACTCACACCTTCTTTTTTAGCAGATTTCAACTTGTTTGCTGTTGCTGATTATAGAGAAATCCTTTACCAGCAGGGGAAACTAAAACCTGCACAAGTATGGAAAAACGGAACCTGTATGTATAATGCCATTTAA
- a CDS encoding urocanate hydratase, whose product MNFKEEILQGIPAILPAKKEYNTAVNHAPVRKDILSTEEKKLSLRNALRYFPEEWHKELAPEFLEELKTYGRIYMYRFKPAYEIFARPLTEYPFKSLHAGCMMLMIQNNLDPAVAQHPDELITYGGNGSVFQNWAQYLLTMQYLATMTDEQTLNIYSGHPQGLFPSSAAAPRVVVSNGMMIPNYSKPDDLEKYNALGVTQYGQMTAGSYMYIGPQGIVHGTAITLMNAFRKKLTNGESPAGRVFLTAGLGGMSGAQPKAGNITGCITVCAEINPAAAAKRKAQGWVDELIESPKDLIARVRKAMAAKETVSLAYIDNIVEVWELFDQENIAVEIGSDQTSLHNPWSGGYYPAGLSFEESNTMMAENPSLFKTKVQGSLRRHAAAINRHTAKGTYFFDYGNAFLLECSRAGGDVLANNGIDFKYPSYVQDILGPMCFDYGFGPFRWVCTSGKPEDLKLTDQLALEVMEEIKLEAPAEIQQQLQDNITWIKEAAQNKLVVGSQARILYADAEGRAKIAAKFNEAVASGLLSAPVVLGRDHHDVSGTDSPFRETSNIYDGSSFTADMAIQNVIGDSFRGATWVSIHNGGGVGWGEVINGGFGMVLDGSMEAGQKLQNMLFYDVNNGIARRSWARNKEANFAIRREMERTPSLRVTLPEMVDDELLNGLF is encoded by the coding sequence ATGAATTTTAAAGAAGAGATTTTACAGGGAATTCCGGCTATATTGCCTGCAAAAAAAGAATACAATACGGCGGTTAACCATGCACCGGTACGTAAAGATATTTTGAGCACTGAAGAAAAGAAACTGAGTTTGCGCAATGCATTAAGGTACTTTCCGGAGGAATGGCATAAGGAATTAGCACCCGAGTTTTTGGAAGAACTGAAAACTTATGGCCGCATTTACATGTACCGCTTTAAACCAGCTTACGAGATTTTTGCCAGACCATTAACGGAATATCCATTTAAAAGTCTGCATGCCGGTTGTATGATGTTGATGATCCAGAACAACCTGGACCCGGCAGTAGCGCAACACCCTGATGAATTGATTACCTATGGTGGAAATGGCAGTGTATTTCAAAACTGGGCACAATACCTGCTCACCATGCAATACCTTGCTACAATGACTGATGAGCAAACGCTCAATATATATAGCGGGCACCCGCAAGGTCTATTTCCTTCTTCTGCTGCTGCGCCCCGCGTAGTAGTAAGCAATGGGATGATGATCCCCAATTATTCTAAACCGGATGATCTGGAGAAGTACAATGCCCTTGGGGTAACTCAATATGGACAAATGACAGCGGGTTCTTATATGTACATTGGTCCGCAGGGAATTGTGCATGGCACTGCGATCACGCTGATGAATGCTTTCAGGAAAAAGCTGACAAATGGAGAAAGTCCGGCTGGGAGGGTATTTTTAACCGCAGGGCTGGGCGGAATGAGCGGCGCACAACCTAAAGCGGGTAACATCACGGGTTGCATCACAGTTTGTGCAGAGATAAACCCTGCAGCGGCCGCTAAACGTAAAGCACAGGGATGGGTAGATGAGTTAATTGAAAGTCCTAAAGATTTAATAGCACGTGTACGAAAAGCCATGGCAGCAAAAGAAACGGTTTCCCTGGCTTACATTGACAACATTGTAGAGGTCTGGGAGTTGTTTGATCAGGAAAATATTGCTGTAGAAATAGGTTCAGACCAAACTTCATTACACAATCCATGGTCGGGCGGTTACTATCCGGCAGGACTAAGTTTTGAAGAATCCAATACCATGATGGCAGAAAACCCTTCTCTTTTCAAGACTAAGGTACAGGGGTCCTTACGGAGACATGCTGCAGCAATAAACCGGCATACAGCAAAAGGAACCTACTTTTTTGACTACGGAAACGCATTTTTACTGGAATGCAGCCGAGCGGGCGGCGATGTCTTAGCCAATAATGGAATTGACTTTAAGTACCCTTCTTATGTGCAGGACATTCTGGGACCCATGTGCTTTGATTATGGATTTGGGCCTTTTAGATGGGTATGCACTTCTGGAAAACCAGAAGATTTGAAATTGACCGATCAGCTGGCACTGGAGGTGATGGAAGAAATTAAATTGGAGGCACCAGCAGAAATTCAACAGCAATTGCAGGATAACATCACATGGATTAAAGAAGCGGCACAGAATAAACTGGTGGTAGGCTCACAAGCCAGGATTTTGTATGCCGATGCAGAAGGAAGGGCAAAAATTGCCGCAAAGTTTAATGAAGCTGTCGCATCAGGCCTTTTGTCTGCACCTGTGGTACTGGGTCGTGATCACCATGATGTAAGCGGAACCGACTCTCCCTTTAGGGAAACCAGCAACATCTATGATGGCAGCAGTTTTACTGCGGATATGGCCATACAAAATGTAATAGGCGATAGTTTTAGAGGTGCTACCTGGGTATCTATCCACAATGGTGGCGGCGTAGGCTGGGGCGAAGTAATTAATGGTGGTTTTGGGATGGTACTGGACGGCAGTATGGAAGCCGGGCAAAAGCTCCAAAACATGTTGTTTTACGATGTTAATAATGGCATAGCGAGGCGCAGCTGGGCACGCAACAAAGAGGCAAACTTTGCGATAAGAAGGGAGATGGAAAGAACCCCTTCCCTGCGTGTAACTTTACCAGAAATGGTAGATGACGAATTGTTAAACGGCCTGTTTTAA